Proteins encoded within one genomic window of Brassica rapa cultivar Chiifu-401-42 chromosome A09, CAAS_Brap_v3.01, whole genome shotgun sequence:
- the LOC103840404 gene encoding phospholipase A1-Igamma1, chloroplastic, protein MEKTIKTPLRKLTRRTTKRSWKLKQKLKLAWKSIKMQVRSHLPGFLSTKKRLTHMKSRNQEQELAQAARRICKISNDATNSLAYLLQLPKYSASDFLDRGDMMTPAASPRENISKAWRELHGSKNWENLLDPLHPWLRREITKYGEFVESVYDSLDFDPLSEFCGSCRYNRNKLFEELGLTRHGYKVTKYIYAMSHVDVPQWFLSSSLGETWSKDSNWMGFVAVSGDRESLRIGRRDIVVAWRGTVTPTEWFMDLRTSKEPFDCKSEHGKNVVKVQSGFFSIYNSKSELTRYNKESASEQTMEEVKRLVKFFKDRGEEVSLTVTGHSLGGALALMNAYEAARDVPELSGNVSVISFGAPRVGNLAFKERMNSLGVKVLRVVNKQDIVPKLPGIVFNKVLNKLNPITSRLSWVYRHVGTQLKLDVFTSPYIKQDSDLAGCHNLEVYLHVLDGFHRKKSGFRVNARRDVASVNKSTDMLLDHLRIPECWYQVAHKGLILNKQTGRWVKPVRAPEDIPSPLSTGPRPIYSL, encoded by the coding sequence ATGGAGAAAACGATCAAAACTCCATTGAGAAAGCTAACAAGAAGAACAACAAAACGATCCTGGAAACTAAAGCAAAAGCTCAAGCTGGCATGGAAGTCTATCAAGATGCAGGTCAGGTCACATCTACCGGGTTTCTTGTCAACCAAGAAACGCCTCACACACATGAAATCAAGAAATCAAGAACAAGAATTAGCCCAAGCGGCCAGGAGGATCTGCAAAATCTCAAACGACGCCACCAACTCTCTGGCTTATCTGCTTCAGCTTCCAAAGTATTCAGCCTCTGATTTTCTAGACCGCGGCGATATGATGACTCCAGCTGCGTCTCCAAGGGAAAACATATCCAAAGCGTGGCGTGAGCTTCACGGTTCCAAGAACTGGGAGAATCTTCTTGATCCTTTGCATCCATGGCTGAGGAGAGAGATAACCAAATATGGAGAGTTCGTTGAATCAGTCTATGATTCACTCGATTTCGATCCTTTATCCGAGTTCTGCGGAAGCTGTAGATACAACAGGAACAAACTATTCGAAGAGCTTGGTTTAACAAGACATGGCTACAAGGTAACCAAATACATCTACGCCATGTCTCATGTCGATGTTCCCCAGTGGTTCTTAAGCTCATCTTTGGGAGAGACATGGAGCAAAGACTCGAACTGGATGGGGTTTGTCGCTGTGAGTGGAGACAGAGAGTCGTTAAGGATCGGTCGGAGAGACATTGTTGTGGCGTGGCGTGGAACCGTGACTCCTACTGAATGGTTCATGGATCTTAGAACTAGTAAAGAGCCGTTCGATTGCAAAAGTGAACATGGCAAGAATGTGGTCAAGGTGCAAAGCGGGTTTTTCAGCATCTACAACTCCAAAAGCGAGCTCACAAGGTACAACAAAGAAAGTGCATCTGAGCAGACAATGGAGGAAGTGAAGCGGTTAGTAAAGTTTTTTAAGGACAGAGGCGAAGAGGTGAGCTTAACCGTGACCGGTCATAGCCTTGGAGGCGCGTTGGCTCTTATGAACGCTTACGAGGCAGCCAGAGATGTTCCGGAGTTATCTGGTAATGTTTCTGTGATCTCGTTTGGTGCGCCTAGAGTAGGTAACTTGGCTTTCAAGGAAAGGATGAACAGTTTAGGTGTTAAGGTGTTGCGTGTTGTGAACAAGCAAGACATTGTCCCTAAACTTCCTGGTATCGTGTTCAACAAGGTTCTAAACAAACTCAACCCCATAACTTCGAGGCTTAGTTGGGTCTACAGGCACGTTGGAACGCAGCTTAAGCTCGATGTATTCACTTCGCCTTATATAAAACAAGATTCTGATCTAGCGGGGTGTCACAATCTAGAGGTGTATCTCCATGTTTTGGATGGCTTCCACCGCAAGAaatcagggtttagggttaacgCCAGGAGAGACGTTGCCTCTGTGAACAAGAGCACTGATATGTTATTGGATCATCTAAGAATACCTGAGTGTTGGTACCAAGTGGCACATAAGGGTCTGATCCTCAACAAACAGACCGGTAGGTGGGTGAAGCCGGTCCGTGCGCCAGAAGACATCCCCTCTCCATTATCGACCGGACCAAGACCAATTTATAGcttatga
- the LOC103840402 gene encoding photosystem I reaction center subunit psaK, chloroplastic: MASTLMTTLPQFSGLRASKISAAPVQGLATVQPMRRKANGALGAKCGDFIGSSTNLIMVTSTTLMLFAGRFGLAPSANRKATAGLKLEARDSGLQTGDPAGFTLADTLACGTVGHIIGVGVVLGLKNIGAI; encoded by the exons ATGGCGAGCACTTTGATGACTACACTGCCTCAGTTCAGTGGTCTTAGAGCCAGCAAGATCTCTGCAGCTCCTGTTCAAGGCCTC gcAACTGTTCAGCCCATGAGACGCAAGGCAAATGGAGCTTTGGGTGCAAAGTGTGGTGACTTCATTGGTTCATCAACAAATCTG ATAATGGTAACGTCGACAACCCTGATGTTGTTCGCGGGGAGATTCGGACTTGCACCATCAGCGAATAGAAAAGCAACCGCTGGACTTAAGCTGGAGGCACGTGACTCGGGTCTACAAACGGGTGACCCAGCCGGGTTCACGCTCGCTGACACTTTGGCTTGTGGCACCGTTGGTCATATCATCGGAGTCGGAGTTGTTCTTGGCCTCAAAAACATCGGTGCTATTTAA